One region of Bdellovibrio bacteriovorus genomic DNA includes:
- a CDS encoding murein L,D-transpeptidase catalytic domain family protein yields the protein MQVTVNKSFFSRFTATLLVSSLLSLAACAGNGGSDTASLPDDTTEEQIVDNPGANATIPRDASESLSDSQREGILQKYNYVDPTRMVRTDALAKALVYFDANKNNFRNQDYVSVIDFAKHSSEPRFYIISMKTGAVWAIRVAHGKGSDANHDGYAEKFSNTSGAHASSLGYYRTAETYQGGHGLSLRLDGLSSTNSKARSRAVVIHGANYVQDTNVKQGRSWGCPAVSMQNLKNVIGYIKGGSLIYAVK from the coding sequence ATGCAAGTGACTGTTAACAAATCGTTCTTTTCTCGTTTCACAGCAACACTATTGGTAAGTTCTTTATTATCCCTAGCGGCTTGTGCGGGAAATGGCGGCAGTGATACAGCCAGTCTGCCAGATGACACTACAGAGGAACAAATCGTCGATAATCCAGGCGCAAATGCCACAATCCCTCGCGATGCTTCAGAAAGCCTTTCTGACTCTCAACGTGAAGGCATTCTTCAAAAATACAATTACGTAGATCCGACGCGTATGGTTCGTACGGATGCACTCGCAAAGGCTTTGGTTTACTTCGACGCTAACAAAAACAATTTCAGAAATCAGGATTACGTATCCGTGATTGATTTCGCCAAGCACTCTTCAGAGCCTCGTTTCTATATCATTTCCATGAAGACGGGAGCCGTGTGGGCTATTCGTGTGGCACACGGTAAAGGTTCAGATGCAAACCACGATGGATATGCGGAAAAGTTTAGCAATACATCAGGTGCGCATGCCAGCTCTTTAGGTTACTACCGCACGGCTGAAACTTATCAAGGTGGTCACGGACTTTCGCTTCGCCTTGATGGATTGTCATCAACGAACTCGAAAGCTCGCTCTCGCGCCGTTGTCATCCATGGAGCGAACTATGTTCAAGACACGAACGTGAAGCAAGGAAGAAGCTGGGGATGCCCTGCAGTTTCTATGCAAAACTTGAAAAACGTCATTGGATACATTAAAGGCGGAAGCCTGATTTACGCAGTAAAATAA